The genomic stretch GAACGTGATTACATCACGCATATGAAAGCCAGTGGTTATCGTTCATACCATGTTATTGTGGAATATCCTGTTGATACCATTGATGGTCAAAAAACAGTTCTAGCTGAGATTCAAATTAGGACTTTAGCGATGAACTTCTGGGCAACGATTGAACATTCATTGAACTATAAATATAAAGGCGAGTTTCCTGATGAAATTAAAAAACGTTTGGAAACAACAGCAAAAATTGCCCTTGAGTTGGATGAGGAGATGCGAAAAATTCGCGAGGATATTAGGGAAGCACAGCTTTTATTTGATCCCGCAAGTCGGAAATTAAGTGATGGTGTAGGAAATAGTGATGACACAGACGAATATTACAGATAAAGTAACACGTGTTGCTATCGTAGCAAACGGGAAATATCAGAGTAGACGAGTTGCCTCAAAGCTTTTTGCGGCATTCAAGGAAGATAAAGGATTCTATTTGTCTAAAAAAGATCCAGATATTGTCATTTCCATTGGTGGTGATGGAATGCTATTGTCTGCTTTTCACACGTATGAAAAGATCCTTGATAAAGTCCGCTTTGTGGGAATTCATACCGGTCATCTGGGTTTTTACACCGATTACCGAGATTTTGAAGTAGAAAAGTTAATTGAGAATTTGCGAGCTGATAAGGGGCGTAAGGCATCTTAT from Streptococcus ruminicola encodes the following:
- a CDS encoding GTP pyrophosphokinase, whose protein sequence is MDWEKFLDPYIQTVGELKIKLRGIRKQFRKQNRHSPIEFVTGRVKSVESIKEKMVLRGIKPENIEQDLQDIAGLRIMVQFVDDVDEVLALLRSRHDMKIVQERDYITHMKASGYRSYHVIVEYPVDTIDGQKTVLAEIQIRTLAMNFWATIEHSLNYKYKGEFPDEIKKRLETTAKIALELDEEMRKIREDIREAQLLFDPASRKLSDGVGNSDDTDEYYR